The following proteins are encoded in a genomic region of Streptococcus gwangjuense:
- a CDS encoding MurR/RpiR family transcriptional regulator, whose amino-acid sequence MDKPDIATLIDSHFEEMTDLEQEIARYFLQAETIADDLSSQQVTQKLHISQAALTRFSKKCGFTGYREFIFQYLHQAKKQGTHSHKHSPLTNRVLRSYSNMREQTQDLIDEEQLERIAQLIEDADRVYFFGTGSSGLVAREMKLRFMRLGVVCEALTDQDGFAWTTSIMDENCLVLGFSLSGSTPSILDSLLDAKEMGAKTVLFTSVPNKDSQTYTETVLVATHSQSSYIQRISAQLPMLFFIDLIYAYFLEINRESKEKIFNSYWENKKLNGYRRQKRVRKS is encoded by the coding sequence ATGGACAAACCAGATATAGCAACCCTCATTGATTCTCACTTCGAAGAAATGACAGACCTAGAGCAAGAAATCGCTCGCTATTTTTTGCAAGCTGAAACCATTGCAGATGATTTATCTTCTCAGCAGGTCACTCAAAAATTACATATCTCTCAAGCTGCTCTGACCCGCTTTTCTAAAAAATGTGGTTTTACGGGCTATCGAGAATTTATTTTCCAATACCTGCACCAAGCAAAGAAACAGGGCACTCATTCTCACAAACATAGTCCTTTAACCAACCGAGTTCTTAGAAGCTATAGTAATATGCGGGAACAAACACAGGACTTGATTGACGAAGAACAACTGGAACGAATCGCCCAGTTAATCGAAGATGCTGATCGTGTCTACTTCTTCGGAACAGGAAGTTCTGGCCTTGTCGCTCGTGAAATGAAATTACGCTTTATGCGTCTAGGTGTGGTCTGCGAGGCCTTGACTGACCAAGATGGTTTTGCTTGGACAACCAGTATTATGGATGAGAATTGTCTCGTACTGGGTTTCTCACTTTCAGGCTCAACTCCTTCTATTTTGGACAGTTTATTAGACGCAAAAGAGATGGGGGCAAAGACTGTACTCTTTACAAGTGTTCCCAATAAAGATAGCCAGACCTATACAGAGACTGTTCTTGTAGCCACACACAGTCAGTCATCCTACATCCAACGAATATCCGCTCAACTTCCTATGCTCTTCTTTATCGATTTGATTTATGCCTACTTTTTGGAAATCAATCGTGAAAGCAAGGAGAAAATTTTTAACAGCTATTGGGAAAATAAAAAACTCAATGGCTATCGTAGACAAAAACGTGTAAGAAAATCCTAG
- the pbp2b gene encoding penicillin-binding protein PBP2B, which yields MRLICMRKFNSHSIPIRLNLLFSIIILLFMTIIGRLLYMQVLNKGFYETKLASASKTKVTTSSARGEIYDASGKPLVENTVKQVVSFTRNNKMTAADLKETAKKLLAYVGVTSPTLTDRQLADYYLADQDVYKKVVESLPREKRLDSDGNRLSESELYNNAVDSVQTSQLNYTEDDKKEIYLFSQLNAVGNFETGAIATDSLTDTQIALIASASKNLPGISISTSWDRKVLETSLSSIVGSVSSEKAGLPAEEADAYIKKGYSLNDRVGTSYLEKQYEETLQGKRSVKEIHLDKYGNMESVENIEDGTKGNNIKLTIDLAFQDSVDNLLKSYFNSELGNGGAKYSEGVYAVALNPKTGAVLSMSGLKHDLKTGELTPDSLGTVTNVFVPGSVVKAATISSGWENGVLSGNQTLTDQPIVFQGSAPINSWYTAFSVPMPITAVQALEYSSNAYMVQTALGLMGQTYQPNMFVGTSNLESAMGKLRSTFGEYGLGSATGIDLPDESTGFVPKDYSFANYITNAFGQFDNYTPMQLAQYVATIANNGVRLAPHIVEGIYDNNDKGGLGELIQAIDTKEINKVNISESDMAILHQGFYQVSHGTSPLTTGRAFSDGATVSISGKTGTAESYVAGGQEANNTNAVAYAPTENPQIAVAVVFPHNTNLTKNVGPAIARDIINLYNQHHPMN from the coding sequence ATGAGACTGATTTGTATGAGGAAATTTAACAGCCATTCGATTCCGATTCGGCTTAATTTATTGTTTTCAATCATCATTTTACTCTTTATGACCATTATTGGTCGCCTGCTTTATATGCAGGTTTTGAACAAGGGTTTTTATGAGACAAAACTAGCATCGGCTAGTAAAACAAAGGTGACTACTAGTTCAGCTCGGGGTGAAATTTATGATGCCAGTGGCAAGCCCTTGGTTGAAAATACTGTGAAACAAGTTGTTTCATTTACTCGTAACAACAAAATGACGGCTGCAGATTTAAAAGAAACAGCCAAGAAGCTGTTAGCCTATGTAGGAGTTACTTCTCCAACATTGACTGACCGACAGTTGGCGGACTATTATCTAGCAGATCAAGATGTCTATAAGAAAGTAGTGGAAAGCTTACCACGTGAGAAACGTCTTGATTCAGATGGCAATCGTCTATCCGAATCAGAACTCTATAACAATGCGGTCGATAGTGTCCAAACGAGTCAATTAAACTATACAGAGGATGATAAGAAAGAAATCTATCTTTTTAGCCAGTTAAATGCTGTTGGAAACTTTGAGACAGGAGCCATTGCGACAGACTCCTTAACAGATACTCAGATTGCCTTGATTGCTTCGGCCTCTAAGAATTTACCTGGTATCAGTATTTCAACTTCGTGGGATCGAAAAGTTCTAGAGACTTCTCTTTCGTCTATAGTAGGAAGTGTATCCAGTGAAAAAGCTGGTCTACCAGCTGAAGAAGCAGATGCTTATATCAAAAAGGGTTATTCTCTAAACGACCGTGTTGGGACTTCTTATCTAGAAAAACAATATGAAGAAACCTTGCAAGGGAAACGCTCGGTGAAAGAAATCCATCTAGATAAGTACGGCAACATGGAAAGTGTCGAAAATATCGAAGATGGTACCAAAGGGAACAATATTAAACTGACCATTGATTTGGCCTTCCAAGATAGCGTGGACAATCTGCTTAAGAGTTATTTTAATTCCGAACTAGGAAATGGAGGAGCCAAGTATTCGGAAGGTGTGTATGCAGTCGCTCTAAATCCAAAAACAGGTGCTGTTTTGTCTATGTCCGGGCTCAAACATGATCTGAAAACGGGAGAGCTAACGCCTGATTCCTTGGGAACGGTGACTAATGTCTTTGTCCCAGGTTCGGTTGTCAAGGCGGCGACCATCAGTTCTGGTTGGGAGAATGGAGTCTTGTCAGGGAACCAGACCTTGACAGACCAACCGATTGTCTTCCAAGGCTCAGCTCCAATTAATTCTTGGTATACTGCCTTTTCTGTGCCAATGCCGATTACGGCAGTCCAAGCTCTGGAGTATTCATCTAATGCCTATATGGTCCAAACAGCTCTAGGTCTTATGGGGCAGACCTACCAACCCAATATGTTTGTCGGCACCAGCAATCTAGAATCTGCTATGGGTAAATTGCGTTCAACCTTTGGTGAATATGGCTTGGGCTCTGCGACCGGAATTGATCTACCAGATGAATCTACTGGATTTGTTCCCAAAGACTATAGCTTTGCTAATTACATTACTAATGCCTTTGGGCAGTTTGATAACTATACGCCCATGCAGTTGGCTCAGTATGTAGCAACTATTGCTAACAATGGTGTTCGTCTAGCTCCACATATTGTCGAGGGAATATATGACAACAATGATAAGGGTGGCCTTGGGGAATTAATCCAAGCAATAGATACCAAGGAAATCAACAAGGTCAATATTTCTGAATCAGATATGGCAATCTTGCACCAAGGATTTTACCAAGTATCGCATGGAACTAGTCCCCTAACGACAGGACGGGCGTTTTCAGATGGCGCCACTGTTTCTATCAGTGGTAAGACCGGTACAGCTGAAAGCTATGTAGCTGGTGGTCAAGAAGCTAATAATACCAATGCCGTGGCCTATGCTCCAACAGAAAATCCTCAAATTGCAGTTGCAGTAGTCTTTCCTCATAATACCAATTTAACCAAAAATGTTGGGCCAGCAATTGCTCGCGACATTATCAATCTATACAACCAACACCATCCAATGAATTAG
- a CDS encoding type II toxin-antitoxin system RelE/ParE family toxin has translation MNYKKYRILYSPRVIDSLDKIYQYIAEEIGSVEAARRKVASIRKDINRLEIFPQAGFDADEKFGKKLDPRYQTRGLTLSKDYIVLYAIVEDTVRLAYLLPSKSDYMKLFKTKSRYD, from the coding sequence ATGAATTATAAAAAATATAGGATTTTGTATTCTCCTAGAGTGATTGATAGTCTGGATAAAATATATCAGTATATAGCAGAGGAAATCGGTTCTGTAGAGGCTGCGAGACGAAAAGTGGCGAGTATTAGAAAAGATATTAATCGGCTAGAAATTTTCCCCCAAGCTGGATTTGATGCCGATGAAAAATTTGGTAAGAAATTAGATCCTCGCTACCAAACGCGAGGATTGACCTTGAGTAAGGATTACATCGTATTATATGCAATTGTTGAAGATACCGTCAGACTTGCTTATTTACTCCCTTCAAAAAGTGATTACATGAAATTATTCAAGACTAAGTCAAGATATGACTAA
- the recR gene encoding recombination mediator RecR, with amino-acid sequence MLYPTPIAKLIDSYSKLPGIGIKTATRLAFYTIGMSDDDVNEFAKNLLSAKRELTYCSICGRLTDDDPCSICTDPTRDQTTILVLEDSRDVAAMENIQEYHGLYHVLHGLISPMNGISPDDINLKSLMTRLMESEVSEVIVATNATADGEATSMYLSRLLKPAGIKVTRLARGLAVGADIEYADEVTLLRAIENRTEL; translated from the coding sequence ATGCTTTATCCAACACCTATTGCTAAGTTGATTGACAGTTATTCTAAACTTCCAGGTATCGGGATTAAGACAGCTACCCGACTGGCCTTTTATACCATTGGGATGTCGGATGACGACGTCAATGAATTTGCAAAAAATCTCCTTTCTGCTAAGAGAGAATTGACCTACTGTTCTATTTGTGGACGTTTGACAGACGACGATCCTTGTTCTATCTGTACCGATCCGACTCGTGACCAGACAACCATTTTAGTTCTCGAGGATAGTCGCGATGTGGCGGCTATGGAGAATATTCAAGAATACCATGGACTTTATCATGTCTTACATGGACTCATATCTCCCATGAATGGTATCAGTCCAGATGATATCAATCTCAAGAGCCTCATGACTCGTCTTATGGAGAGTGAAGTTTCAGAGGTAATCGTAGCAACCAATGCCACAGCAGATGGAGAAGCAACTTCCATGTATCTTTCACGTTTGCTCAAACCAGCTGGTATCAAAGTCACACGTCTGGCACGAGGCCTCGCTGTGGGAGCAGATATCGAGTATGCGGACGAAGTCACCCTCTTACGAGCTATTGAAAATCGGACAGAGTTGTAA
- a CDS encoding ROK family protein, producing MTHYVAIDIGGTNIKYGLIDQEGQLVESHEMPTEAHKGGPHILQKTKDIVASYLEKDPVAGVAISSAGMVDPDKGEIFYAGPQIPNYAGTQFKKEIETSFTIPCEIENDVNCAGLAEAVSGSGKGASVTLCLTIGTGIGGCLIMDGKVFHGFSNSACEVGYMHMQDGAFQDLASTTALVKYVAEAHGEEVDQWNGRRIFKEATEGNKICMAGIDRMVDYLGKGLANICYVANPEVVILGGGIMGQEAILKPKIRTALKDALVPSLAEKTRLEFAHHQNTAGMLGAYYHFKTKQS from the coding sequence ATGACACACTACGTTGCAATTGATATCGGTGGAACCAACATCAAATATGGTTTGATCGACCAAGAAGGCCAACTTGTTGAATCGCATGAAATGCCAACAGAGGCGCATAAGGGTGGACCTCATATCTTACAAAAGACCAAAGATATCGTAGCCAGCTATTTAGAAAAAGACCCAGTAGCAGGTGTTGCCATTTCTTCTGCAGGAATGGTGGATCCTGACAAGGGTGAGATTTTCTATGCTGGACCTCAAATCCCTAACTACGCAGGAACGCAGTTCAAAAAGGAAATCGAGACTAGCTTTACTATTCCTTGTGAGATTGAAAATGATGTCAACTGTGCAGGTCTTGCTGAGGCAGTATCTGGTTCAGGCAAGGGAGCGAGTGTGACACTTTGCTTGACCATTGGAACCGGTATCGGTGGTTGCTTGATTATGGATGGGAAAGTCTTCCATGGTTTTAGCAATTCAGCCTGTGAAGTCGGTTATATGCATATGCAGGATGGAGCTTTTCAGGATCTCGCTTCTACCACAGCTTTAGTAAAATATGTAGCTGAAGCACATGGAGAAGAAGTTGACCAGTGGAATGGCCGACGCATCTTTAAGGAAGCTACCGAAGGAAACAAAATCTGCATGGCTGGTATTGACCGTATGGTAGACTATCTAGGAAAAGGTCTGGCAAATATTTGCTATGTGGCCAATCCAGAAGTGGTCATTCTCGGTGGGGGTATTATGGGGCAAGAGGCTATCCTCAAACCCAAGATCCGTACAGCCTTGAAAGATGCCTTGGTACCAAGCCTAGCTGAAAAAACACGATTAGAATTTGCCCATCACCAAAATACAGCAGGGATGCTTGGTGCTTATTATCACTTTAAAACAAAACAATCCTAG
- a CDS encoding DUF624 domain-containing protein, with protein sequence MAQKGVSLIKAAFDTDNFLMRFSEKVLDIVTANLIFVITCLPIVTIGVAKISLYETMFEIKKSRRVPVFKIYLRVFKQNLKLGLQLGLLELGIVSLSLLDLYLFWGQTAMPFQMVKAICLGILIFLTIVMLASYPIAARYDLTWKEVLQKGLILASFNFPWFFLMLAILFLIVMVLYLSAFSLLLGGSAFLLFGFGLLVFIQTGLMEKIFAKYQ encoded by the coding sequence ATGGCACAAAAAGGAGTAAGCCTTATCAAGGCAGCATTTGATACAGATAACTTTCTCATGCGTTTTAGTGAGAAGGTCTTGGATATCGTGACAGCCAATCTTATTTTTGTCATCACTTGTTTGCCCATCGTGACGATTGGAGTAGCTAAAATTAGCCTCTACGAGACTATGTTTGAGATTAAGAAGAGTAGACGTGTACCTGTCTTTAAAATATATCTAAGAGTTTTCAAGCAAAATCTGAAACTAGGTCTTCAGTTAGGTCTGCTTGAGTTGGGCATTGTCTCATTAAGCCTTCTAGATCTCTATCTCTTCTGGGGTCAGACAGCTATGCCTTTCCAAATGGTAAAAGCTATCTGTCTAGGAATTCTGATCTTCCTCACTATCGTGATGTTGGCTAGCTATCCAATCGCTGCACGCTATGATTTGACTTGGAAAGAAGTGCTGCAAAAAGGACTTATCTTGGCAAGTTTTAACTTTCCTTGGTTCTTCCTCATGTTAGCTATTCTCTTTCTCATTGTGATGGTTCTTTATCTGTCCGCCTTCAGTTTACTTTTAGGTGGCTCAGCCTTCCTGCTTTTTGGGTTTGGGCTCTTGGTCTTTATCCAGACTGGATTGATGGAGAAAATTTTCGCAAAATACCAATAG
- a CDS encoding YhcH/YjgK/YiaL family protein, with amino-acid sequence MIFDDLKNITFYKGIHSNLDKAIDYLYQHRKDSFELGKYEIDGDKVFLVVQENVLNRAENDQFEHHHNYADLHLLVEGHEYSSYGSRIKDEAVAFDEASDIGFVHCHEHYSLLLGYHNFAIFFPGEPHQPNGYAGMEEKVRKYLFKILID; translated from the coding sequence ATGATTTTTGACGATTTGAAAAACATCACTTTTTACAAAGGAATTCATTCTAATTTAGATAAGGCTATCGACTATCTCTACCAACATCGTAAAGATTCGTTCGAATTAGGAAAGTATGAGATTGACGGAGATAAAGTCTTTCTAGTTGTTCAGGAAAATGTCCTCAATCGAGCTGAAAATGATCAATTTGAGCATCATCATAACTATGCAGATTTGCATTTGCTGGTAGAAGGACATGAATATTCGAGTTACGGTTCACGTATCAAAGACGAGGCAGTAGCATTCGACGAAGCGAGTGACATTGGCTTTGTTCATTGTCATGAACACTACTCACTCTTGTTGGGTTATCACAATTTTGCGATTTTCTTCCCAGGAGAACCGCACCAGCCGAATGGCTATGCAGGTATGGAAGAGAAGGTTCGCAAATATCTCTTTAAAATTTTAATTGATTAA
- a CDS encoding dihydrodipicolinate synthase family protein, translating into MSDLKKYEGVIPAFYACYDDRGEVSSERTRALVQYFIDKGVQGLYVNGSSGECIYQSVEDRKLILEEVMAVAKGKLTIIAHVACNNTKDSMELARHAESLGVDAIATIPPIYFRLPEYSVAKYWNDISSAAPNTDYVIYNIPQLAGVALTPSLYTEMLKNPRVIGVKNSSMPVQDIQTFVSLGGEDHIVFNGPDEQFLGGRLMGAKAGIGGTYGAMPELFLKLNQLIADKDLETARELQYAINAIIGKLTAAHGNMYGVIKEVLKINEGLNIGSVRSPLTPVTEEDRPVVEAAAALIRETKERFL; encoded by the coding sequence ATGTCAGATTTAAAAAAATACGAAGGTGTCATTCCAGCCTTTTACGCATGTTATGATGATCGAGGAGAAGTGAGTTCAGAGCGTACGCGTGCCTTGGTTCAATACTTCATTGATAAGGGAGTTCAAGGTCTTTATGTCAATGGTTCGTCTGGTGAATGTATCTACCAAAGTGTTGAAGACCGCAAGTTAATTTTGGAAGAAGTCATGGCAGTTGCCAAAGGTAAACTGACCATCATTGCTCACGTTGCTTGCAACAATACCAAAGACAGTATGGAACTTGCTCGCCACGCAGAAAGCTTGGGTGTAGATGCCATTGCGACTATTCCGCCGATTTACTTCCGCTTGCCAGAATACTCGGTTGCTAAATACTGGAACGATATCAGTTCTGCAGCTCCAAATACAGATTACGTGATTTATAACATTCCTCAATTGGCAGGGGTTGCTTTGACTCCAAGCCTTTATACTGAAATGTTGAAAAATCCTCGTGTTATCGGTGTTAAGAACTCTTCTATGCCAGTTCAAGATATCCAAACCTTTGTGAGTCTTGGTGGGGAAGACCATATCGTCTTTAACGGTCCAGATGAACAGTTTCTAGGTGGTCGCCTCATGGGTGCTAAAGCTGGTATCGGTGGTACTTATGGTGCGATGCCAGAACTCTTCTTGAAACTCAACCAATTGATTGCGGATAAAGATTTAGAAACAGCGCGTGAATTGCAGTATGCTATCAACGCTATCATTGGTAAATTGACTGCAGCACATGGAAATATGTATGGTGTTATTAAAGAAGTCTTGAAAATCAATGAAGGTTTGAATATTGGTTCTGTTCGTTCACCATTGACACCAGTGACTGAAGAAGATCGTCCAGTTGTAGAAGCAGCTGCAGCCTTGATTCGTGAAACCAAGGAGCGCTTCCTCTAA
- a CDS encoding carbohydrate ABC transporter permease, giving the protein MQSTQKKPLTAFTVISTIILLLLTVLFIFPFYWILTGAFKSQPDTIMIPPQWFPKMPTMENFQQLMVQNPAMQWMWNSVFISLVTMFLVCATSSLAGYVLAKKRFYGQRILFAIFIAAMALPKQVVLVPLVRIVNFMGIHDTLWAVILPLIGWPFGVFLMKQFSENIPTELLESAKIDGCGEIRTFWSVAFPIVKPGFAALAIFTFINTWNDYFMQLVMLTSRQNLTISLGVATMQAEMATNYGLIMAGAALAAVPIVTVFLVFQKSFTQGITMGAVKG; this is encoded by the coding sequence ATGCAATCTACACAAAAGAAACCTTTAACAGCCTTCACTGTTATTTCAACTATTATCTTGCTCTTGTTGACCGTGCTGTTCATCTTTCCATTCTACTGGATTTTGACAGGTGCCTTCAAATCACAACCTGATACCATTATGATTCCGCCACAATGGTTCCCTAAAATGCCAACAATGGAAAATTTCCAACAACTCATGGTGCAAAACCCTGCTATGCAGTGGATGTGGAACTCTGTGTTTATCTCATTGGTAACCATGTTCTTAGTCTGTGCAACCTCTTCTTTAGCAGGTTATGTATTGGCTAAAAAACGTTTCTATGGTCAACGTATTCTCTTTGCCATCTTTATCGCTGCCATGGCGCTTCCAAAACAAGTTGTCCTTGTACCATTGGTACGTATCGTCAACTTCATGGGAATCCATGACACTCTTTGGGCAGTTATCTTGCCTTTGATTGGATGGCCATTTGGGGTCTTCCTCATGAAACAATTCAGTGAAAACATCCCAACAGAGTTGCTTGAATCAGCTAAAATCGACGGTTGTGGTGAGATTCGTACTTTCTGGAGTGTAGCCTTTCCAATTGTGAAACCAGGATTTGCAGCCCTTGCAATCTTTACCTTCATCAATACTTGGAATGACTACTTCATGCAGTTGGTTATGTTGACTTCACGTCAAAACTTGACTATCTCACTTGGGGTTGCGACCATGCAGGCTGAAATGGCAACTAACTATGGTTTGATCATGGCGGGTGCCGCTCTTGCAGCAGTTCCAATCGTAACAGTCTTCCTTGTATTCCAAAAATCCTTCACTCAGGGTATTACTATGGGAGCTGTTAAAGGATAA
- a CDS encoding UDP-N-acetylmuramoyl-tripeptide--D-alanyl-D-alanine ligase — MKLTIHEVAQVVGAKNDISIFEDTQLEKAEFDSRLITTGDLFVPLKGARDGHDFIETAFENGAAATLSEKEIANHPYILVDDVLTAFQRLAAYYLEKTAVDVFAVTGSNGKTTTKDMLAHLLSTTYKTYKTQGNYNNEIGLPYTVLHMPEETEKLVLEMGQDHLGDIHLLSELAHPKTAIVTLVGEAHLAFFKDRSEIAKGKMQIADGMSSNSLLLAPADPIVEDYLPTDKKVVRFGQGAELEITDLVERKDSLTFKANFLEQALDLPVTGKYNATNAMIAAYVALQEGVSEEQIRLAFQNLELTRNRTEWKKAANGADILSDVYNANPTAMKLILETFSAIPANEGGKKIAVLADMKELGDQSVQFHNQMILSLSPDVLDTVIFYGDDIAELAQLASQMFPIGHVYYFKKIENQDQFEDLVKQVKESLGANDQILLKGSNSMNLAKLVESLENEAK, encoded by the coding sequence ATGAAATTAACAATTCATGAAGTGGCTCAAGTTGTAGGAGCTAAAAATGATATCAGCATTTTTGAGGACACCCAGTTAGAAAAGGCAGAGTTTGATAGTCGTTTGATTACTACAGGGGACTTGTTTGTGCCCCTAAAAGGTGCGCGTGATGGTCATGACTTTATCGAAACAGCTTTTGAAAATGGCGCTGCTGCAACCCTGTCTGAGAAAGAAATCGCAAATCATCCCTACATTCTAGTAGATGATGTCTTGACTGCCTTTCAAAGACTAGCTGCCTACTATCTTGAAAAAACAGCAGTTGATGTCTTTGCTGTCACAGGTTCAAATGGCAAAACAACGACCAAGGATATGTTAGCTCACTTGCTATCAACAACCTACAAAACTTACAAAACACAAGGTAACTACAATAATGAGATTGGTCTTCCTTACACAGTTCTCCATATGCCTGAAGAAACAGAAAAGTTGGTCTTAGAGATGGGGCAGGATCACTTGGGAGATATTCATCTCTTGTCTGAATTGGCTCATCCAAAAACAGCCATCGTGACCTTGGTTGGAGAAGCCCATTTGGCCTTTTTCAAAGATCGTTCTGAGATTGCTAAAGGAAAAATGCAAATTGCAGACGGGATGTCTTCGAATTCCTTGCTCTTGGCACCAGCAGATCCGATTGTAGAGGACTACTTGCCAACTGATAAAAAGGTAGTTCGTTTTGGGCAAGGAGCAGAGTTGGAAATTACCGACTTGGTTGAGCGTAAGGATAGCTTGACCTTTAAGGCTAATTTCTTGGAACAAGCCCTCGATTTGCCAGTGACAGGTAAGTACAATGCCACCAATGCTATGATTGCTGCTTATGTGGCTCTACAAGAAGGAGTTTCAGAGGAGCAAATCCGTTTGGCCTTCCAAAATCTTGAATTGACGCGTAACCGTACCGAGTGGAAGAAAGCAGCTAATGGAGCAGATATTCTGTCTGACGTATACAATGCCAATCCCACTGCTATGAAGTTGATTTTGGAGACATTCTCTGCCATCCCAGCCAACGAAGGAGGAAAGAAAATTGCTGTTCTAGCAGACATGAAGGAACTCGGCGACCAGTCTGTCCAATTCCATAATCAGATGATTTTGAGCCTTTCTCCAGATGTGCTTGATACTGTTATTTTCTATGGAGACGACATTGCAGAATTGGCTCAACTGGCCAGTCAAATGTTCCCAATCGGCCACGTTTACTACTTCAAGAAAATAGAAAACCAAGATCAATTTGAAGACCTAGTTAAGCAGGTCAAGGAAAGTCTAGGAGCTAATGATCAAATCTTGCTCAAGGGCTCTAACTCTATGAATCTAGCCAAGTTGGTAGAAAGTTTAGAAAATGAAGCCAAGTGA
- a CDS encoding D-alanine--D-alanine ligase, with the protein MKQTIILLYGGRSAEREVSVLSAESVMRAVNYDRFTVKTFFISQSGDFIKTQEFSQTPGQEDRLMTNETIDWDKKVAPSAIYEEGAVVFPVLHGPMGEDGSVQGFLEVLKMPYVGCNILSSSLAMDKITTKRVLESVGIAQVPYVAIVEGDDVTSKIAEVEEKLTYPVFTKPSNMGSSVGISKSENQEELRQALKLAFQYDSRVLVEQGVNAREIEVGLLGNYDVKSTLPGEVVKDVDFYDYDAKYIDNKITMDIPAKISDDVVVVMRQNAETAFRAIGGFGLSRCDFFYTDKGEVFLNELNTMPGFTQWSMYPLLWDNMGISYPELIERLVDLAKESFDKREAHLL; encoded by the coding sequence ATGAAACAAACGATTATTCTTTTATACGGTGGACGTAGTGCAGAGCGTGAAGTCTCTGTTCTTTCAGCTGAGAGTGTGATGCGTGCGGTCAACTACGATCGTTTCACAGTCAAGACTTTCTTCATCAGCCAGTCAGGTGACTTTATTAAAACGCAAGAATTTAGCCAGACTCCAGGTCAAGAGGACCGTCTCATGACCAATGAAACCATTGATTGGGATAAGAAAGTTGCACCAAGTGCTATCTATGAAGAAGGAGCAGTGGTCTTTCCAGTCCTTCACGGTCCAATGGGAGAAGATGGCTCTGTTCAAGGTTTCCTTGAAGTTTTAAAAATGCCTTACGTTGGTTGCAATATCTTGTCATCTAGTCTTGCCATGGATAAAATCACGACCAAGCGTGTCTTAGAATCTGTTGGTATTGCCCAAGTTCCTTATGTAGCCATCGTCGAAGGTGATGATGTGACTTCTAAAATAGCTGAAGTTGAAGAAAAATTGACTTATCCAGTCTTCACAAAACCATCAAACATGGGTTCAAGTGTCGGTATTTCCAAGTCTGAAAATCAAGAGGAACTCCGTCAAGCTTTGAAACTTGCCTTCCAATATGACAGCCGTGTCTTGGTAGAGCAAGGGGTAAATGCTCGTGAAATCGAGGTTGGTCTCTTGGGCAACTACGATGTCAAGAGTACGCTACCAGGAGAAGTAGTCAAGGATGTTGACTTTTATGACTACGATGCCAAATATATTGACAACAAGATTACCATGGATATCCCAGCTAAAATCAGTGATGATGTGGTAGTTGTCATGCGTCAAAATGCAGAAACGGCCTTTCGTGCCATTGGTGGGTTCGGTCTATCTCGTTGCGATTTCTTCTATACAGATAAGGGAGAGGTTTTCCTCAACGAGCTCAATACCATGCCAGGTTTCACCCAGTGGTCTATGTACCCACTACTTTGGGATAATATGGGAATCAGCTATCCAGAACTAATCGAGCGTTTGGTGGACCTTGCCAAGGAAAGTTTTGACAAGCGCGAAGCGCATTTGCTATAA